The proteins below come from a single Limosilactobacillus reuteri genomic window:
- the gtfA gene encoding sucrose phosphorylase → MPIKNEAMLITYSDSMGKNIKETHEVLKNYIGDAIGGVHLLPFFPSTGDRGFAPYRYDVVDSAFGNWDDVEALGEDYYLMFDFMINHISKKSEMYQDFKKKHDDSKYNDFFIRWEKFWEKAGKNRPTQEDVDLIYKRKDKAPKQEITFDDGTTENLWNTFGEEQIDINVKSKVANEFFKETLIDMVKHGADMIRLDAFAYAIKKVGTNDFFVEPEIWDLLNEVQDILAPYKAIILPEIHEHYTIPQKISQHDFFIYDFTLPMTTLYTLYSGKTNRLAKWLKMSPMKQFTTLDTHDGIGVVDAKDILTDDEIEYASNELYKVGANVKRKYSSAEYNNLDIYQINSTYYSALGDDDKAYLLSRAFQVFAPGIPMVYYVGLLAGSNDLELLEKTKEGRNINRHYYTKEEVAQEVQRPVVKNLLDLLAWRNKFAAFDLDGSIEVETPTETTIKVTRKDKDGKNVAVLDADAANKTFTITANGEKVMEQK, encoded by the coding sequence ATGCCAATCAAAAATGAAGCAATGTTAATTACTTACTCTGACTCAATGGGTAAAAATATTAAAGAAACTCATGAAGTATTAAAGAACTATATCGGTGATGCAATCGGCGGTGTTCACTTACTTCCATTCTTCCCATCAACTGGTGACCGTGGTTTCGCACCATACCGTTACGATGTTGTTGATTCTGCTTTTGGTAACTGGGATGATGTTGAAGCATTAGGTGAAGACTACTACTTAATGTTTGACTTCATGATTAACCATATTTCCAAGAAGTCTGAAATGTACCAAGACTTCAAGAAGAAGCACGATGATTCTAAGTACAACGACTTCTTTATTCGTTGGGAAAAGTTCTGGGAAAAAGCTGGTAAGAACCGTCCAACTCAAGAAGATGTTGACTTAATTTACAAGCGAAAGGATAAGGCTCCTAAGCAAGAAATTACCTTTGATGATGGTACTACTGAAAACTTATGGAACACTTTCGGTGAAGAACAAATTGATATTAATGTTAAGAGTAAGGTAGCTAACGAATTCTTCAAGGAAACATTAATTGACATGGTTAAGCACGGTGCAGATATGATTCGTCTTGATGCCTTTGCTTACGCTATTAAGAAAGTTGGTACTAATGATTTCTTCGTTGAACCTGAAATCTGGGATCTCTTAAATGAAGTTCAAGATATTTTGGCTCCTTACAAGGCCATCATCCTTCCTGAAATTCACGAACACTACACCATTCCACAAAAGATTTCACAACATGACTTCTTCATCTATGACTTTACCTTACCAATGACTACTCTTTATACCCTTTACTCTGGTAAGACTAACCGCCTTGCTAAGTGGTTAAAGATGTCACCAATGAAGCAATTTACTACTCTTGATACTCATGATGGTATTGGGGTTGTTGATGCTAAGGATATCTTAACTGATGATGAAATCGAATATGCATCCAATGAATTATACAAGGTTGGTGCTAACGTTAAGCGGAAATACTCAAGTGCTGAATACAACAACTTGGATATTTACCAAATTAACTCTACTTACTACTCTGCATTAGGTGACGATGACAAAGCTTACTTGCTTTCTCGTGCATTCCAAGTATTTGCACCTGGTATTCCAATGGTTTACTATGTTGGTTTACTTGCTGGTTCAAATGACCTTGAATTACTTGAAAAGACTAAGGAAGGTCGGAACATCAACCGTCACTACTACACTAAAGAAGAAGTTGCACAAGAAGTTCAACGTCCAGTAGTTAAGAACCTCTTAGACTTACTTGCATGGCGGAATAAATTTGCAGCCTTTGATCTTGATGGTTCAATTGAAGTGGAAACACCAACTGAAACAACTATCAAGGTTACGCGAAAAGATAAGGATGGCAAGAATGTGGCTGTTCTTGATGCTGATGCTGCTAACAAGACTTTCACTATTACAGCTAATGGTGAAAAAGTGATGGAACAAAAATAG
- a CDS encoding D-alanyl-D-alanine carboxypeptidase family protein — translation MKKVKSFFAKLLLMTAIISICLNGLGMFAKVHADTAAFQMDARAAYAIDAESGQVLYQKNATKRYPIASVIKILTLGVILQDIRNHHLKWDQKIKITPAVAKMADDWHFSNVPLMNGEEYTVRQLVDSMMLVSADGSTEALALADAGSTEAFNKKMMAFAKKAGVTDIKIYNMIGLPNGDLGKHKLKGVDKDAENLLSAKDVALISKYLVENYPETLDITKQKFANFDVTKDQQYLMTNVNALLPQNGFAPKDGEIDGLKTGNTDRAGKCIVSTGTFAGRRIILVALHTKGEWNDQSKMQQDFYNKLIDEYQPVEIKKVNDLSAKLTSVKVKNGKNKNKANIKLTKKTTVWLPKNIKLQATKPTLRVQGDDQKQLTAPLKKNQQVGSIELHIPGLPDFNIPVSTSQSVAKKSMF, via the coding sequence ATGAAAAAAGTTAAATCTTTTTTTGCCAAATTATTATTAATGACGGCAATAATTAGTATCTGTTTAAATGGCTTGGGGATGTTCGCAAAAGTTCATGCTGATACTGCGGCTTTTCAGATGGATGCACGAGCAGCTTATGCGATTGATGCAGAAAGTGGCCAGGTTCTATACCAAAAAAATGCAACTAAACGCTATCCAATTGCATCTGTAATTAAAATCTTAACTTTAGGAGTAATTTTACAAGATATTCGAAACCATCATTTAAAATGGGATCAAAAGATTAAGATTACACCAGCAGTTGCCAAGATGGCGGATGATTGGCACTTTTCAAATGTCCCATTAATGAATGGGGAAGAATACACAGTCCGTCAGTTAGTTGATTCGATGATGCTCGTATCTGCTGATGGAAGTACAGAAGCATTGGCATTAGCTGACGCGGGCAGTACAGAAGCCTTTAATAAAAAGATGATGGCATTTGCGAAAAAAGCTGGAGTTACAGATATAAAAATCTACAATATGATCGGGTTGCCTAACGGGGACTTAGGAAAACACAAACTTAAGGGTGTAGATAAAGATGCCGAAAACTTACTATCTGCTAAAGATGTTGCTCTTATCTCAAAGTATCTTGTTGAAAACTATCCTGAAACTCTCGACATTACAAAACAAAAATTTGCTAACTTTGATGTAACTAAAGACCAACAATATTTAATGACAAATGTGAATGCTCTTTTGCCGCAAAACGGTTTCGCTCCTAAGGATGGGGAAATTGACGGCTTAAAGACTGGAAATACTGATCGTGCGGGTAAATGTATTGTGTCAACAGGAACCTTTGCAGGACGCCGGATTATTTTAGTTGCCTTACATACAAAAGGGGAATGGAATGATCAGTCAAAGATGCAGCAAGACTTTTATAATAAGTTAATCGATGAGTACCAGCCGGTTGAAATCAAAAAAGTAAATGATCTTTCGGCCAAGCTTACTAGTGTAAAAGTAAAGAATGGTAAAAATAAAAATAAGGCTAATATTAAGCTAACAAAGAAGACTACCGTTTGGCTTCCAAAGAATATAAAATTACAAGCAACTAAACCAACATTACGAGTGCAGGGAGATGATCAAAAACAACTAACTGCGCCGCTAAAGAAAAATCAACAAGTTGGCTCAATTGAGTTGCATATTCCAGGGTTGCCTGATTTTAATATTCCAGTAAGTACAAGCCAAAGCGTTGCTAAAAAGTCGATGTTTTAA
- a CDS encoding aldose epimerase family protein: MEISKVPFGTYKGDPVTKYILTNDNGVQVGILDFAGLLQSFKVPTKDGGKADMILTSENLDEFTNNGFCTNRLIGRVAGRIADGKFSINGNDYQIEQNEGKNALHGGTNGFYSHIWHVDSTKATDDSVSITLSLTLSPEVDTYPGKMHVTATYTLTNDDFLSLKMAATTDADTLFNPTNHTYWNMAAANVPTVDQLKLYVNSENHLAVDDGKIPTGEKIANEGTPFDFSTPTTMGDALEKMSSTKENGFDDIWEVTPSLTKPVATLEDPESGRKMSLYSDRNGLVMYTMNSDDAAVYNHGQVHPHLGLAMEAQNLSDAPHHPEFGDITLHPGEEKAYTIKWHVEY, encoded by the coding sequence ATGGAAATATCTAAAGTACCATTTGGAACCTACAAAGGCGATCCAGTAACAAAATACATTTTAACGAACGATAATGGTGTTCAAGTAGGAATTCTTGATTTTGCCGGTTTACTTCAATCTTTTAAAGTTCCAACAAAAGATGGTGGTAAGGCCGATATGATTTTGACCTCTGAAAACCTCGACGAATTTACTAATAATGGCTTTTGTACTAATCGCTTAATCGGCCGGGTTGCTGGACGAATTGCAGATGGTAAGTTCAGTATTAACGGTAACGATTACCAAATCGAACAAAACGAAGGTAAAAATGCTCTTCATGGTGGAACTAATGGTTTTTACAGTCACATTTGGCATGTTGATAGCACGAAAGCAACTGATGATTCTGTTTCCATCACTCTTAGTTTAACCTTAAGTCCTGAAGTTGATACATACCCTGGTAAGATGCATGTTACTGCAACCTACACTTTAACTAATGACGACTTTCTTTCACTTAAGATGGCGGCTACTACTGATGCAGATACGTTGTTCAATCCTACCAACCACACTTACTGGAATATGGCAGCAGCAAATGTTCCAACGGTTGATCAATTAAAGCTTTATGTCAACTCCGAAAATCACTTAGCTGTTGACGACGGCAAGATTCCAACTGGTGAAAAGATCGCTAACGAAGGAACTCCATTTGACTTTAGTACCCCAACTACAATGGGCGATGCACTAGAAAAAATGAGTTCAACTAAGGAAAACGGTTTTGACGATATTTGGGAAGTTACTCCTAGTCTCACAAAGCCAGTTGCCACACTTGAAGATCCAGAAAGCGGCCGAAAGATGAGTCTTTACTCCGATCGTAACGGATTAGTTATGTATACGATGAACTCAGATGATGCAGCGGTTTACAATCACGGACAAGTTCATCCCCACCTTGGATTAGCAATGGAAGCGCAAAATCTTTCGGATGCACCTCATCACCCAGAATTTGGCGATATTACTTTACATCCGGGCGAAGAAAAAGCATACACCATTAAATGGCACGTTGAATACTAA
- a CDS encoding peptidylprolyl isomerase: protein MKYPQLSLDEVKGPKAVIETTMGTITAQLFPKYAPKTVENFVKLAEKNYYDDVIFHRVIPDFMIQGGDPTGTGRGGESIYGHPFEDEFSEELFNFTGALSMANAGPNTNGSQFFIVTNEHVPENMIDQMKAVGYPQEIIDYYEKHGGTPWLDFHHTVFGQVLSGMDVVEKISKVKRDAMDKPEKDVIIKTIKIEKEK, encoded by the coding sequence ATGAAATATCCCCAATTATCATTGGATGAGGTTAAAGGACCAAAAGCAGTAATTGAAACTACAATGGGAACAATTACGGCCCAACTTTTTCCAAAGTACGCACCTAAAACGGTTGAAAACTTTGTTAAATTAGCAGAGAAAAATTATTATGACGATGTAATTTTTCACCGGGTTATTCCTGATTTTATGATTCAAGGTGGTGACCCAACTGGAACCGGACGTGGTGGCGAAAGTATTTATGGTCACCCATTTGAAGACGAATTTTCTGAAGAATTATTTAACTTCACTGGTGCTCTGTCAATGGCTAATGCTGGTCCGAACACAAATGGCAGTCAATTCTTTATTGTCACTAATGAACATGTTCCAGAAAATATGATTGATCAAATGAAGGCTGTTGGATACCCGCAGGAGATTATTGATTATTACGAAAAACATGGTGGTACACCGTGGCTTGACTTCCATCACACCGTATTTGGCCAAGTATTATCCGGAATGGATGTTGTCGAAAAGATCAGCAAAGTTAAGCGAGATGCGATGGATAAGCCTGAAAAAGACGTTATTATTAAGACAATTAAGATTGAAAAAGAGAAATAA
- a CDS encoding DUF2252 domain-containing protein, protein MINQNLDIFDLRKIQINKTKAELENNGKRQQKEVSSDMLGTFMPVDRDPVKIIQITEANMIPELLPLRHQRMLASRFSFFRGTAELMEHDLKRQAQSNLPIIICGDAHVNNFGFYASPERKLLFGLNDFDEARIGNWESDLKRLLVSAELAGEENGFDRNDLYHLLQLTTKTYRHTIKSANKMSLSQLFYFSFAYEDMGKAIESFGDVSTQMQIVLNNVLKKSQRSNSEEIIQKMATINNQGHLVFRDNPPRARHLSAVRYQQIVKGYNKYRENVRQDVRVLLANFHISDIIRYSVGVGSFGTRCFLIMLTGNDNSHIVLQVKEAMPLRYNLLSLPVQQAIRNGGIAGQRIVTAQRVLQSSSDRFLGSTTFGGRSYYIRQFRDMKKSINVNKLDFESFQFYCQTCAYLLAMAHFQSPTAPMIRGYLKHQKILDTLLPNWALKYVDQVTADYGQFKLAIAKGKLIN, encoded by the coding sequence TTGATCAATCAAAATCTCGATATCTTTGACTTACGAAAAATTCAAATCAATAAAACTAAAGCTGAATTGGAAAATAATGGTAAGCGGCAGCAAAAAGAAGTCTCTAGTGACATGTTAGGAACCTTCATGCCAGTTGATCGCGACCCCGTCAAGATAATCCAGATCACTGAAGCTAACATGATCCCCGAGTTGCTTCCATTGCGCCACCAAAGAATGCTTGCCAGTCGCTTTTCATTTTTCCGCGGCACTGCTGAATTAATGGAACATGACCTTAAACGACAAGCCCAAAGCAATCTTCCCATAATTATCTGTGGGGATGCTCATGTAAACAATTTTGGCTTTTACGCCTCCCCTGAACGCAAGCTTCTCTTTGGCCTTAATGACTTTGATGAAGCCCGAATCGGAAATTGGGAAAGTGATTTAAAACGGTTATTAGTTAGTGCTGAACTAGCGGGCGAAGAGAACGGTTTTGATCGCAATGACCTTTACCACCTCCTTCAATTAACGACTAAGACCTACCGCCATACTATCAAAAGCGCCAATAAGATGAGCCTTTCCCAACTGTTTTATTTTTCATTTGCCTATGAAGACATGGGGAAAGCGATTGAGTCTTTTGGGGATGTTTCAACACAGATGCAAATAGTCCTTAATAATGTTCTGAAAAAAAGCCAGCGTAGTAATTCAGAAGAAATAATTCAAAAAATGGCAACTATCAATAATCAAGGGCACCTTGTTTTTCGGGATAACCCACCACGTGCACGCCATCTTAGCGCCGTGCGTTATCAACAGATTGTTAAAGGATACAATAAATATCGCGAAAATGTTCGTCAAGATGTTCGGGTTCTTCTCGCAAACTTTCACATTTCCGATATTATCCGCTATAGTGTCGGGGTTGGCAGTTTTGGAACACGATGTTTCTTAATCATGCTTACTGGCAATGATAATAGTCATATTGTTTTACAAGTTAAAGAAGCTATGCCATTGCGTTATAATTTACTTTCCCTCCCCGTACAACAAGCAATTAGAAATGGGGGAATCGCTGGTCAAAGAATTGTAACAGCACAACGGGTTCTCCAATCCTCATCCGATCGTTTTTTAGGAAGTACAACTTTTGGTGGCCGTAGTTATTACATTCGACAGTTCCGGGATATGAAAAAATCAATTAATGTTAATAAACTTGACTTTGAAAGTTTTCAATTCTACTGCCAGACGTGCGCTTATTTGCTAGCGATGGCTCATTTTCAAAGCCCCACCGCACCAATGATCCGTGGTTATTTAAAGCATCAGAAGATATTAGATACTCTTTTACCAAATTGGGCTTTAAAGTATGTCGATCAAGTCACAGCAGACTATGGACAATTCAAATTGGCAATCGCTAAAGGAAAATTAATAAATTAA
- a CDS encoding RNA-guided endonuclease TnpB family protein — MTTVLKGIKLRLYPNKQQQAQLCQMFGNDPFVWNQMLDMAKQRYQNNPNSQFVDQYGMDVLLKPLKQEYPFLKRSDSTSLQVVNHNLYQAFQRLFKHLGGYPRFKSRRSAKQSYTGKSKIQIVANRYLNLPKIGYIKTSKTRQLTHCKIKRYTVSYDPSGRYYLSLQVETTVQPLSKTSQQVGIDVGATNLAITSDGHKYAKFDAVWLTQQAQHWQSKYSHRRHQATVSVRQWNHNHQDVKEELNDYQNWQRARIQKARYQRRVADQRRDYLHKLTMALVTQYDVIVIEDLKVKNLQKNHHLAAAIANASWHQFRTMLGYKCDWYGKQLITVKPNYTSQICSHCDYHSGSKPLAIREWTCPKCGAHHDRDINAAVNILHKGLKAVG; from the coding sequence ATGACCACAGTTTTGAAAGGGATCAAGCTTCGCTTGTATCCCAACAAGCAACAACAAGCTCAACTATGTCAAATGTTTGGCAATGACCCCTTTGTTTGGAACCAGATGCTTGATATGGCAAAACAACGTTATCAAAACAATCCTAATAGCCAGTTTGTTGATCAATATGGCATGGATGTATTGTTGAAACCTTTGAAGCAGGAATATCCATTTCTAAAACGTAGTGATTCTACCAGTCTCCAAGTTGTTAATCATAACTTATATCAGGCCTTTCAAAGATTATTTAAGCATCTGGGTGGTTACCCACGCTTTAAATCCAGACGGTCTGCTAAGCAGTCCTATACTGGTAAAAGCAAAATTCAAATAGTGGCGAACCGCTATTTGAATTTACCCAAAATTGGCTATATTAAAACCAGCAAAACTCGCCAGTTAACTCATTGTAAGATCAAACGCTATACGGTTAGTTACGATCCGTCAGGTCGTTATTACCTGTCACTACAGGTTGAGACCACAGTACAGCCACTATCGAAGACTAGTCAACAGGTCGGCATTGACGTTGGCGCAACTAATTTAGCCATTACTAGTGACGGCCATAAGTATGCTAAATTTGACGCTGTCTGGTTAACTCAACAGGCGCAACATTGGCAGTCTAAGTATAGTCACCGCCGTCATCAAGCCACGGTGAGTGTCCGTCAATGGAACCATAACCATCAGGACGTCAAAGAGGAACTGAATGACTACCAGAACTGGCAACGAGCTCGAATTCAGAAAGCTCGCTATCAACGACGAGTCGCTGATCAGCGGCGCGATTACCTGCATAAGCTGACGATGGCATTGGTCACGCAATACGATGTGATTGTCATTGAAGATTTGAAAGTCAAGAATCTGCAAAAGAATCATCATCTTGCCGCGGCCATTGCCAACGCTAGTTGGCATCAATTCCGTACCATGCTGGGATACAAGTGTGACTGGTATGGTAAACAGCTCATTACTGTCAAGCCCAACTATACCAGTCAAATCTGTAGTCATTGTGACTACCATAGTGGGTCCAAACCGCTCGCAATTCGTGAATGGACGTGTCCAAAGTGTGGGGCCCATCACGATCGGGATATTAATGCGGCAGTTAATATTCTGCATAAAGGGTTAAAAGCCGTTGGCTAG
- a CDS encoding IS1096 element passenger TnpR family protein, with protein sequence MIIAVENSLAQHLHINSQVIAPSDLLETNVWTIRVTGEFMIIMNNLMSLPIIVRYPQRFNDSRSFIAAFKREFLSLLEVSPIPHAKIRMIRDAQFSKVVFTRQIQPETQQQLQMYQNLMMGPNSIIDWEKDPTNAEIALQLAEQTRITNKTMDEEYVVMDIFEDYSVTDFKVATHPKLNEHNRRYLYRSLSINDIMNATAVGEKILDDYQDYLESRGKSESIVDRDLDCAADYIGYCEALGESVLDDITLVYHYLINYEKLHNDRPTDTGFHSKSDAFREFGKFLRAEDLFSSEDYDLFVQAISQGLKDLGSKQRMYHLQRIIRDMQRQVRNQREHAIQYVNKQYTIYVELSDYHPKMWRRFTVSGDMRLDMLCFAILAAFNADGHHLFELHQGNTHYQLPILDSGFGQSKDITQSWVGDCNLDHEYNLIYDFGDMWNFKIKFEEVKPKRLPAHTSPQIVSGFGNGILDDIGGVEGLTQAAKDDPAINEPLNIPKFKGQWSRQIEKIRHSYE encoded by the coding sequence GTGATTATTGCAGTGGAAAATTCACTTGCCCAACATTTGCATATTAATTCACAGGTGATTGCACCATCTGATCTATTAGAGACAAATGTTTGGACAATTCGTGTTACTGGTGAATTCATGATTATTATGAATAACTTAATGTCGTTGCCAATTATTGTACGCTATCCTCAACGCTTTAATGACTCACGATCTTTTATTGCGGCATTTAAGCGTGAATTCTTAAGTTTATTAGAAGTTTCGCCAATTCCTCATGCAAAAATTAGGATGATTCGTGACGCCCAATTTAGCAAAGTAGTATTTACACGCCAAATTCAGCCAGAAACTCAACAGCAATTGCAGATGTATCAGAACCTCATGATGGGGCCTAATTCAATTATTGATTGGGAAAAAGACCCGACCAATGCTGAAATTGCGCTTCAATTAGCGGAACAGACACGTATTACCAATAAGACAATGGATGAAGAATATGTTGTAATGGATATTTTTGAAGACTATTCAGTTACGGACTTTAAGGTGGCTACTCACCCTAAACTTAATGAACATAACCGTCGCTATCTTTACCGCTCACTTTCAATTAACGATATCATGAATGCAACGGCGGTCGGAGAAAAGATTTTAGATGATTATCAAGATTATTTAGAAAGTCGTGGGAAGAGCGAGAGCATCGTTGATCGAGATTTAGATTGTGCTGCAGATTATATCGGCTACTGTGAGGCACTCGGTGAATCTGTTCTTGACGATATTACCTTGGTCTATCACTATTTAATTAACTATGAAAAACTACATAATGATCGTCCGACTGATACCGGCTTTCATTCTAAAAGTGATGCCTTTCGCGAATTTGGAAAGTTTTTACGGGCAGAAGATCTTTTCTCTAGTGAGGACTACGATTTGTTTGTTCAAGCAATTAGTCAGGGGCTAAAAGATCTTGGTTCTAAACAGCGGATGTACCACCTACAACGTATAATTCGTGATATGCAGCGGCAAGTAAGAAATCAACGCGAGCATGCAATCCAATATGTTAATAAACAATATACTATTTATGTTGAGCTAAGTGATTATCATCCTAAAATGTGGCGGCGATTTACCGTCAGCGGTGATATGCGCCTGGACATGTTGTGCTTTGCAATTTTAGCAGCATTTAACGCGGACGGACACCACTTATTTGAACTGCATCAAGGAAATACTCACTATCAGTTGCCGATTCTTGATAGTGGCTTTGGTCAATCAAAAGATATTACTCAAAGTTGGGTAGGCGATTGTAATCTTGACCATGAATATAACCTAATATATGACTTTGGTGATATGTGGAACTTTAAAATTAAGTTTGAGGAAGTAAAGCCGAAACGACTTCCAGCTCATACTAGTCCCCAAATTGTTAGCGGTTTTGGAAATGGAATCTTAGATGATATTGGAGGAGTAGAAGGGCTGACTCAAGCGGCAAAAGATGATCCAGCTATTAATGAGCCGTTAAACATTCCAAAATTTAAGGGTCAATGGTCTCGTCAAATTGAAAAAATACGACACTCTTATGAATAA
- a CDS encoding zinc-dependent alcohol dehydrogenase family protein has protein sequence MEKRENAIPKTMKAWAVTTPGPIDGKKSPIEFTEKPVPTPKRGEVLVKVLTCGVCHTDLHVTEGDLPVHHEHVTPGHEIVGKVVGFGPETQRFKLGERIGVPWFRHACGVCKFCRSGHENLCPHSLYTGWDHDGGYAEYVTVPEGFAYRLPEKFDSLEAAPLLCAGIIGYRAFERANVPAGGRLGLYGFGGSAHITAQIALAQGIEVHVFTRGEDAKKFALELGCASVQGSYDPAPVPLDSSIIFAPVGDMVLPALASLVPGGTLALAGIHMTDIPMMNYQKEIFHEKTLTSVESNTRRDGEEFLTLADRLNIHPEVHEYPLAKADEALRYVKHGDIKGACVLRVSED, from the coding sequence ATGGAAAAACGCGAAAATGCTATTCCGAAAACAATGAAGGCTTGGGCAGTCACAACTCCTGGGCCGATTGATGGTAAGAAATCACCAATTGAATTTACCGAAAAGCCCGTGCCGACTCCTAAACGGGGAGAAGTCCTTGTTAAGGTATTAACGTGTGGGGTATGTCATACAGACTTGCATGTGACAGAAGGAGATTTGCCGGTTCACCACGAACACGTTACTCCTGGTCATGAGATTGTTGGTAAAGTTGTCGGTTTTGGACCAGAAACACAACGATTTAAGCTTGGGGAGCGAATTGGGGTTCCATGGTTCCGGCATGCTTGTGGGGTATGCAAGTTTTGTCGCTCGGGTCATGAGAATCTCTGTCCTCATTCACTTTATACCGGTTGGGATCATGATGGTGGTTATGCAGAATATGTCACGGTTCCAGAAGGATTTGCATATCGGCTTCCGGAAAAGTTTGATTCCCTAGAGGCAGCTCCATTATTATGTGCCGGGATTATTGGTTATCGGGCTTTTGAACGTGCCAATGTTCCCGCTGGTGGCCGCCTAGGGCTATATGGCTTTGGTGGCTCAGCGCACATTACGGCCCAGATTGCACTTGCACAGGGAATTGAAGTGCATGTCTTTACGCGTGGTGAGGATGCAAAGAAATTCGCCCTGGAATTGGGTTGTGCTTCTGTTCAAGGATCCTATGACCCTGCGCCGGTTCCTTTGGATTCGTCAATCATCTTTGCGCCAGTTGGTGATATGGTATTACCGGCCTTAGCTAGTCTAGTTCCAGGCGGGACTTTGGCCTTAGCTGGCATTCATATGACTGATATTCCAATGATGAATTACCAAAAAGAAATATTCCACGAAAAGACATTAACGAGTGTTGAGAGCAATACCCGTCGTGATGGGGAAGAATTCTTAACATTAGCTGACCGTCTCAATATCCATCCTGAAGTACACGAATATCCACTAGCAAAGGCTGATGAAGCATTACGCTATGTTAAACATGGCGATATTAAGGGAGCTTGTGTATTACGTGTTAGTGAGGACTAA
- a CDS encoding serine hydrolase, giving the protein MQRSQRHRRKPRRLILIIIAILLIIMGVRHFSSTSARLKSAWNKIIFTSNNNVSIAVYSPKTHQIYTSSNAPQHKFRTASTVKVSILAGILAKQQSPLTSHQKSLATKMIEQSDNDSTSELFEDYLGGKNGLQQTFEKFGMTQSQANSSWGLTVTTPKDQVKLLNNIFYKSKVLSDDERSEIRDLMGNVESDQAWGISASSDNFALKNGWLNYGKDEWIVNSIGYVKNSNGKDYTIAVYTDKNQSMAAGQQVIEQLARVTKPILD; this is encoded by the coding sequence ATGCAAAGATCGCAACGTCATCGTCGTAAACCGCGCAGGCTTATCTTAATTATTATTGCTATTCTGCTTATTATTATGGGTGTCCGGCACTTCAGCTCGACAAGTGCCCGCCTAAAATCCGCATGGAATAAAATCATCTTCACTTCCAATAATAATGTCAGTATTGCGGTATATTCACCAAAGACCCACCAAATTTATACTTCTAGTAATGCACCCCAGCATAAGTTTCGAACTGCTAGTACAGTAAAGGTTAGTATTTTAGCAGGGATTCTTGCTAAACAACAAAGTCCCCTTACAAGCCATCAAAAATCACTTGCCACTAAAATGATTGAGCAGAGTGACAATGATTCAACTAGCGAATTATTTGAAGATTATCTTGGCGGAAAAAACGGTCTCCAACAAACTTTTGAAAAATTTGGCATGACCCAATCTCAGGCTAATAGCAGTTGGGGATTAACTGTTACTACTCCAAAAGATCAAGTTAAACTATTAAATAATATTTTCTATAAGTCTAAAGTTTTATCTGATGACGAAAGAAGTGAAATTCGTGATTTAATGGGTAATGTTGAAAGTGACCAAGCCTGGGGGATCTCAGCAAGTAGCGATAATTTTGCATTAAAAAATGGTTGGCTAAATTACGGTAAAGATGAATGGATCGTCAATAGTATTGGCTACGTAAAAAATAGCAACGGAAAAGACTACACAATTGCAGTTTATACTGATAAAAATCAATCAATGGCCGCGGGACAACAAGTAATTGAACAACTTGCTCGTGTAACAAAGCCAATATTAGACTAA